A region of Camelus dromedarius isolate mCamDro1 chromosome 22, mCamDro1.pat, whole genome shotgun sequence DNA encodes the following proteins:
- the DUSP26 gene encoding dual specificity protein phosphatase 26 isoform X1 — MLIRQPVWQWQPRRRRRESHGRGAAGACDLPPGLRPAPLPETQLPGDGPLITAATVPAASKMCPGNWLWASVTFMARFSRSGSRSPVRTRGALEEMPSVQHPFLNVFELERLLYTGKTACNHADEVWPGLYLGDQEIASNHRELRRLGITHVLNASHSRWRGTPEAYEGLGIRYLGVEAHDSPAFDMSIHFQAAADFIHRALSQPGGRILVHCAVGVSRSATLVLAYLMLYHRLSLVDAIKKVKDHRGIIPNRGFLRQLLALDRRLRQGLEA, encoded by the exons ATGCTAATCCGTCAACCAGTCTGGCAGTGGcagccgcggcggcggcggcgggagagTCATGGCCGTGGGGCTGCCGGCGCCTGTGATCTGCCTCCGGGACTGAGACCCGCGCCGCTTCCCGAG acACAGCTACCTGGGGACGGACCCCTCATCACTGCTGCCACGGTTCCTGCCGCCTCTAAGATGTGCCCAGGTAACTGGCTCTGGGCTTCAGTGACATTTATGGCCCGCTTCTCCCGGAGTGGCTCCAGGTCGCCTGTTCGCACTAGAGGGGCCCTGGAGGAGATGCCAAGCGTCCAGCATCCCTTCCTCAATGTCTTTGAGTTGGAGAGGCTTCTCTACACGGGCAAGACCGCCTGTAACCACGCAGATGAGGTCTGGCCTGGCCTCTACCTCGGAGACCA GGAAATAGCCAGCAACCACCGGGAGCTGCGCCGCCTGGGCATCACCCACGTCCTCAATGCCTCTCACAGCAGGTGGAGAGGCACCCCTGAGGCCTACGAGGGGCTGGGCATCCGCTACCTGGGAGTGGAGGCCCACGACTCGCCAGCCTTCGACATGAGCATCCACTTTCAGGCGGCCGCAGACTTCATCCACCGGGCGCTGAGCCAGCCGGGAG GGAGGATCCTGGTGCACTGCGCTGTGGGCGTCAGCCGGTCGGCCACCCTGGTGCTGGCCTACCTCATGCTCTACCACCGTCTCAGCCTCGTGGATGCCATCAAGAAGGTCAAGGACCACCGAGGCATCATCCCCAACCGGGGCTTCTTGAGGCAGCTCCTGGCCCTGGACCGCAGGCTGCGGCAGGGTTTGGAGGcctga
- the DUSP26 gene encoding dual specificity protein phosphatase 26 isoform X2 — MCPGNWLWASVTFMARFSRSGSRSPVRTRGALEEMPSVQHPFLNVFELERLLYTGKTACNHADEVWPGLYLGDQEIASNHRELRRLGITHVLNASHSRWRGTPEAYEGLGIRYLGVEAHDSPAFDMSIHFQAAADFIHRALSQPGGRILVHCAVGVSRSATLVLAYLMLYHRLSLVDAIKKVKDHRGIIPNRGFLRQLLALDRRLRQGLEA, encoded by the exons ATGTGCCCAGGTAACTGGCTCTGGGCTTCAGTGACATTTATGGCCCGCTTCTCCCGGAGTGGCTCCAGGTCGCCTGTTCGCACTAGAGGGGCCCTGGAGGAGATGCCAAGCGTCCAGCATCCCTTCCTCAATGTCTTTGAGTTGGAGAGGCTTCTCTACACGGGCAAGACCGCCTGTAACCACGCAGATGAGGTCTGGCCTGGCCTCTACCTCGGAGACCA GGAAATAGCCAGCAACCACCGGGAGCTGCGCCGCCTGGGCATCACCCACGTCCTCAATGCCTCTCACAGCAGGTGGAGAGGCACCCCTGAGGCCTACGAGGGGCTGGGCATCCGCTACCTGGGAGTGGAGGCCCACGACTCGCCAGCCTTCGACATGAGCATCCACTTTCAGGCGGCCGCAGACTTCATCCACCGGGCGCTGAGCCAGCCGGGAG GGAGGATCCTGGTGCACTGCGCTGTGGGCGTCAGCCGGTCGGCCACCCTGGTGCTGGCCTACCTCATGCTCTACCACCGTCTCAGCCTCGTGGATGCCATCAAGAAGGTCAAGGACCACCGAGGCATCATCCCCAACCGGGGCTTCTTGAGGCAGCTCCTGGCCCTGGACCGCAGGCTGCGGCAGGGTTTGGAGGcctga